From the genome of Solidesulfovibrio carbinolicus, one region includes:
- a CDS encoding PP2C family protein-serine/threonine phosphatase → MTQVLIADDNAIFREVLKRHVASLFGYDVLEAATGLDAVALAETRHPDLILLDLVMPGLDGIEVIRRIRANPRLADVPIIFLSAETDRRVWAEALSAGANDFMPKPYHRSELAARINLHLKLASLGQELRRQNDLLTRERYLAGCVQRQLLPRDLEFPGLESAAVYQAQEQVGGDFYDAWDDGAAVYVLMADISGHGASAAMLMAACKGYLVSLRQAGLGPVELVASLNAMLCDLLLGGDLDNMFMTMALCRIDRAAPLLTVVSAGHVPVYVLGRSGLTELPSQGPALGILPDCAWTPQTTTFAPGDTLFLYTDGLTELRSPEGEFFGEERVLGKLRPGTAPRDLIGEIIETALPFCMGILHDDLAMVAVRRLAPGDRQV, encoded by the coding sequence ATGACGCAGGTGCTCATCGCCGACGACAACGCGATCTTCCGGGAAGTGCTCAAACGGCATGTGGCCTCGCTGTTCGGCTATGACGTCCTTGAGGCCGCCACGGGCCTGGATGCCGTCGCCCTGGCCGAAACCCGCCATCCCGACCTGATCCTGCTTGATCTGGTTATGCCGGGCCTGGACGGCATCGAGGTCATCCGCCGCATCCGGGCCAATCCGCGCCTGGCCGACGTGCCCATCATTTTCCTGTCCGCCGAGACCGACCGGCGCGTCTGGGCCGAGGCCCTGTCGGCCGGGGCCAACGACTTCATGCCCAAGCCCTATCACCGCTCGGAACTGGCCGCCCGCATCAACCTGCACCTCAAGCTCGCCAGCCTCGGTCAGGAACTGCGTCGCCAAAACGACCTGCTCACCCGGGAACGCTATCTGGCCGGCTGCGTCCAGCGCCAGCTGTTGCCCCGGGATCTCGAATTTCCGGGCCTGGAATCGGCGGCGGTCTATCAGGCCCAGGAACAGGTGGGCGGCGATTTCTACGACGCCTGGGACGACGGCGCGGCCGTGTACGTGCTCATGGCCGACATCTCCGGCCACGGGGCCTCGGCGGCCATGCTCATGGCCGCCTGCAAGGGCTATCTGGTTTCCCTGCGCCAGGCCGGGCTGGGGCCGGTGGAACTGGTGGCTTCGCTTAACGCCATGCTGTGCGACCTGCTGCTGGGCGGCGATCTCGACAACATGTTCATGACCATGGCCCTGTGCCGTATCGACCGGGCCGCCCCGCTTTTGACGGTGGTCTCGGCCGGCCACGTGCCGGTCTATGTCCTGGGGCGCTCGGGGCTGACCGAGCTGCCGTCCCAAGGGCCGGCGCTGGGCATCCTGCCGGACTGCGCCTGGACGCCGCAAACCACGACCTTCGCGCCTGGGGACACGCTGTTTCTCTACACCGACGGCCTAACCGAGCTGCGGTCGCCGGAAGGGGAATTTTTCGGGGAGGAGCGGGTGCTGGGGAAGCTGCGGCCGGGCACGGCCCCGCGCGACCTCATCGGCGAGATCATCGAAACGGCCCTGCCCTTTTGCATGGGCATTCTCCACGACGACCTGGCCATGGTGGCCGTGCGCCGCCTGGCTCCGGGCGACCGCCAAGTCTAA
- a CDS encoding MltA domain-containing protein has protein sequence MCPTTPPARLSALALCLAALLCLTACAGVEDVPPAAPARGPAQAAPGTAPAGAPPQMRAPVAPAPTTPWNTRISPASQQIPSFASLAPAVDRSIAFVARKPAGNVAIDQPGVRLTWGQLHQGLTTFRRILPELDRDPSVLSKYFTWVPLSTDTLLTGYYEPTIEVSRTKQGPYVWGIYRNPGGAGKHHSRDAIDYAGALSGKGLELGFAKDPIAVFFLHVQGSGKLRYIEDGSTVYALYDGKNAHRYVGVGRVMVERGCFPEEEMSMQRIRRYLEENPTQVREYLTKNPSYIFFKASQSTPVGAMGVPVTPHASVAVDPGFMPYGSLLAVDGDLPGYPPGTGPGVERFTGFVMAQDTGCMRGNHFDLYLGPGEKAAHQAGLMKGTAKAYVLVPK, from the coding sequence ATGTGCCCAACCACGCCCCCCGCCCGCCTGTCGGCCCTGGCCCTGTGTCTTGCCGCCCTGCTCTGTCTGACCGCCTGCGCCGGCGTGGAGGACGTGCCGCCGGCCGCGCCTGCCAGAGGACCGGCCCAGGCCGCGCCGGGAACAGCCCCGGCCGGCGCGCCGCCCCAGATGCGCGCCCCGGTCGCGCCGGCTCCGACCACGCCCTGGAACACCCGCATCAGCCCGGCCAGCCAGCAGATCCCGAGCTTCGCCTCCCTGGCCCCGGCCGTGGACCGCTCCATCGCCTTTGTGGCCCGCAAGCCGGCCGGAAACGTCGCCATCGACCAGCCCGGCGTGCGCCTGACCTGGGGCCAGCTCCACCAGGGACTGACCACCTTCCGCCGCATCCTGCCCGAACTGGACCGAGACCCGTCGGTGCTGTCCAAATACTTCACCTGGGTTCCGCTCTCCACCGATACCCTGCTCACCGGCTACTACGAACCCACCATCGAGGTTTCGCGCACCAAACAAGGCCCCTACGTCTGGGGCATCTACCGCAACCCCGGCGGGGCCGGCAAACACCACAGCCGCGACGCCATCGACTACGCCGGCGCGCTGTCCGGCAAAGGCCTGGAACTGGGCTTTGCCAAGGACCCCATCGCAGTGTTTTTCCTGCATGTCCAAGGCTCGGGCAAGCTGCGCTACATCGAGGACGGCTCCACGGTCTACGCCCTCTACGACGGTAAAAACGCCCACCGCTATGTGGGCGTGGGGCGCGTCATGGTGGAACGAGGCTGCTTCCCCGAAGAAGAGATGAGCATGCAGCGCATCCGCCGCTACCTGGAAGAAAACCCGACCCAGGTGCGCGAATATCTGACCAAGAATCCGAGCTACATCTTTTTCAAGGCCTCCCAGTCCACGCCGGTGGGGGCCATGGGCGTGCCCGTCACCCCCCACGCCAGCGTGGCCGTGGACCCGGGATTCATGCCCTACGGTTCGCTTCTGGCCGTGGACGGCGACCTGCCCGGCTACCCGCCCGGCACAGGCCCCGGCGTCGAACGCTTCACCGGCTTCGTCATGGCCCAGGACACCGGCTGCATGCGGGGCAACCACTTCGACCTCTACCTCGGCCCCGGCGAAAAAGCCGCCCATCAAGCCGGCCTCATGAAGGGCACGGCCAAGGCCTACGTGTTGGTTCCTAAGTAG
- a CDS encoding DsrE family protein: protein MQILIVLSSPDPEIKWNAVRFGNFLLNEGEDVTIFLNGPAVDLTAGDSPTFPIAEQAKLFGLSEGVLAAUGKCLGLHGVEAKAPVTLSNMPFLYAAMKAADRILNF from the coding sequence ATGCAAATACTTATCGTGCTTTCCAGCCCCGATCCCGAGATCAAATGGAACGCCGTGCGCTTTGGGAATTTCCTGCTTAACGAAGGCGAGGACGTCACCATCTTCTTAAATGGCCCGGCCGTGGACCTGACCGCTGGCGACAGCCCGACCTTCCCCATCGCCGAGCAGGCCAAGCTCTTTGGCTTAAGCGAAGGCGTGCTCGCCGCCTGAGGCAAGTGCCTGGGCCTCCACGGCGTGGAGGCGAAAGCGCCGGTGACCCTGTCCAACATGCCTTTCCTCTACGCGGCCATGAAGGCCGCCGACCGCATCCTCAATTTCTAG